The Chloroflexus aggregans DSM 9485 genome segment CTTTGATGACCTGCTGGTTGTACGACGGTACCCCCAGCAGATTCAACCCATTTGCCAGCATCCCGATGATAAACGAACCGGCAATTGTGCCCACTATTCCACCGCTGCCACCCGCTAAGCTGCTCCCACCTAATACTGCCGCAGCGATGGCGTCGAGTTCGAGACCGATCCCGGTGTTGGGCTGGGCCGACCACAGGCGCGCCGTGAGAATGATGCCACTCAAGGCTGCAAACCATCCGCTGATCAGGTAAGCGCTGAATGTGACCTGTGGTACGTTGACCCCCGCTAACCGTGCAGTCTCTTCATTGCCGCCGACTGCGTAGAGGTGTAGGCCAAGGCGTGTTTGGCGCAAGACCAGATGGGCAATGAGGGCGGTGCATAGCAACACCCAGACCGGTATCGGTACTCCAAACAGAGAATCGCTTCCCCAAACAGTGAAAGTACGATCAAGACCGGCAATAGGACGGCCTTGTGTGTACACCAGTGTCAAGCCGCGTGCGGCTGCCATACTGGCAAGGGTGGCAACAAATGGCGGTAGACGCCCCCATACGATCAACGCACCGTTGATGAACCCAATGCCGATCCCGGTCATCATTCCAGCCAAGAGGCCCGGATACGTCCCAAATTGCACCGCTATGCCGGCTGCAATCGCACCGGCTAGCGCTGCGGTCGAGCCTACCGACAGATCAATGCCACCGATAATGATCGTGAATGTCATGCCAATCGCGACCAGCGCGATCA includes the following:
- a CDS encoding ABC transporter permease gives rise to the protein MTKASLNWARRTLAYRQLGTYGMLVALAIWFTLFSPQFLTVNNLLTLTLQTSLIALVAIGMTFTIIIGGIDLSVGSTAALAGAIAAGIAVQFGTYPGLLAGMMTGIGIGFINGALIVWGRLPPFVATLASMAAARGLTLVYTQGRPIAGLDRTFTVWGSDSLFGVPIPVWVLLCTALIAHLVLRQTRLGLHLYAVGGNEETARLAGVNVPQVTFSAYLISGWFAALSGIILTARLWSAQPNTGIGLELDAIAAAVLGGSSLAGGSGGIVGTIAGSFIIGMLANGLNLLGVPSYNQQVIKGLIFIAAVMMTGGIGRPNRRRGA